The following proteins are encoded in a genomic region of Desulfosporosinus youngiae DSM 17734:
- a CDS encoding GH36-type glycosyl hydrolase domain-containing protein: MFEQNTKISEELKQRARTLALENTTVYNRQGNVSLRNLKKIVKQLEDYSHKSEVDENAGFPLLPAMEWLMDHVSLFKEQYLHVEKNLPQSFYRRLPKWDAKSSQTRIAAILKEFLQNMGGQAGLPALTQYIRAFQEITTLTMGELWAIPLFLRISLLEELGDLFEEVCERHEDRKQAEELFQKWVPYLNDPDKLISEIERTTKGMNILPKVLVVYIIGRLRDYGEEGIPISQWIERKIGLQTEGIEKLMGHEHQLQANYQVAAGNLITSLRNVSRWKWEEEFESLSSVERILETDPGRIYALMDFASRDQLRHAVEHIAKTLKMQECSVAQTAVALANNFRTKHAGENAPEKHVGYYLIDQGKDKLYAALLGRRKAWYYPSLSPKRHPNFTFLSMFTIFTLLTLVVFWLVIGEFTNLDPWKLIVLSLVLSVPASEWGLTLVNSFIQRFFPPQPLLRLEFKEGINPESATMVVIPTLLSSETDVRKLMHDIEVHHLANQDTHIHFAILGDFRDAHEETLPQDDQILEIARLRIDDLNKKYPCQEGSTFYLLVRKRHWNPKEGVWMGWERKRGKLTEFNALLLGSQTTSFTDIFGDSEIFSKIRYVITLDSDTELPRDAAKRLIGTIAHPLNIPILNEKHTRVVRGYGLLQPRILVKHESLYRSRLSYWFAGVTGIDPYTFAISDPYQDLFGHGIFTGKGIYDVAVFDKILCQRFPDNTVLSHDLLEGGFLRAGLVTDIELLDDFPSNYYSYLKRMCRWVRGDWQLLRWFSPLVRNRRGTRLWVDLPIITRWQMIDNLRRSLLSPVLFGLIIFSILGLPGWKWGWLGIVLATIAIPFFINSLNSFKQRLKWRWRWRNLLGVLGQIMVTVVMLPFNSAMLLDAIMRTLYRLFISHRHLLEWVTAADAERETPRTVGVFIRRLSKGYLFVVLFILGTLFSEPDIAVPSLGIGFIWMLGPFWAYWLSKPQPSKKAEMITEERDYVRALAYDTWRFFELVVQDGENWLPPDNLQVDPPKGIAHRTSPTNIGMLLGSTLVARDLGFLTTTELMERIERTLDSLEKMQRWQGHFYNWYDTCTLEPLPPLYVSTVDSGNMIAYLLTVKQGLKEWGKKPLVDQATIPGVLDRITREEQTHHKEGAELRAWKQRLTEAGNEPSTYLSWYRLLKEAKVETFPDLIRHRVNLALQELEGLIPSIEIIARLCKQDSAVVKELGEQGAEIGLRWAKAQTIPELVEATRASLQVCGKMSGEFAGQWKKTLEKGLVNLTRAAERLETLQIRLEKLIVEPDFRPLYNDKIRFLAIGYNVSSQQRDNAYYDLMASEARQASFIALALGQLPTEHWFALGRSLTMVGRDTALLSWTGTMFEYLMPLLLMNCYEDTLWDETYKSIVKKHISYASNLGLPWGISESGFYAFDFQMNYQYQAFGVPDLGLKRGLGYERVIAPYATVLAALIDLKGALKNLNLLERLGARGTYGFYEALDFTKERLPEAEQHVVIKSFMAHHQGMCLVALSHLLLERTLGSRFHEDPRIQAVELLLQERVSQKPLIIDRWKWTPKRPIRAEDDNEFERHFQSVDTRIPEARILSNGRYVVMLTSSGSGFSRFGEIALSRWRENPYKDPWGTFFYINDLTERKIWSATYQPCHDQQTVDDMSFSLEKVTFNRTNDDIHCQTEVSVSPEVDAEIRRLTFTNNGDRPHILEVTSYSEVVLSSGRADDDHPSFNKLFVHTEFSDHPEALVVSRRGRTPEERYPWLAHSVNVEGKIVGVLEYETDRARFLGRGHFYDRPRAVVENQRLSGTLGDVLDPIISLRRRVEVPPGKKVRLTFVIGVADTKENVLTMIQQLSAPHQIERSLELAWTRSRIELRYLNLSSRQADIYQWMLSQIFYFNPLSITRAESIMKNKKGQSALWNYGISGDIPIVLIHVSEVENLDFVDSVLSAHEYWRLRGLKVDLLILNDFEGSYEQPLTEALRHLVFASSDRDFLDKPGGVFIRSANIMPEEDKALFATVARISLRADGRSLAKQLAIPKSESNLPAVLVPESSPWVSEPFYTTDYAKEIAFFNGLGGFVAEGREYAIYLNDHKLTPLPWSNILANPWFGTQISESGAGYTWAENSRENKLTPLYGDPITDLPGEVCYLRDECNGEFWSLTCLPIQEEAPYIVHHGWGYSRFEHTSHGIVQEGLVFVPLNDPLKVWQITLRNPGREVRQISLTYYVEWVLGVQRAVNTPFIITEIDEASGALIARNTYQEVFPDRKAFLGVQTEGEEAKRTWTVDRLEFIGRYGSLSKPAALSRVALSKASGMMYNSCGAIQVTLSLDPGEEKQVLVLLGQARTMEEVAGLMSRYSKPQLVSDKFQEIRDFWVQLVKGVQVVTSDKSMDLMLNGWLLYQTLCCRMWARSAYYQAGGAYGFRDQLQDSLALLHVYPELTKERILHHAAHQFREGDVQHWWHEETKRGIRTKFSDDLLWLPYSVLRYLEHTEDEEILVREVNFLEDLPLGPDEDERYSETKVSLEQASIFEHCLRAIERALRFGSHGLPLMGTGDWNDGMNRVGREGKGESVWLGWFLYTILEGFAELCARGKAGDMDIALRYRQVAQELARNLNENAWDGQWYRRAYFDNGQPLGSELNQECRIDAIAQAWSVISGAAPPEKAKQAMLALDRELVCREYSLVRLLTPPFKNTDPSPGYIQGYPPGVRENGGQYTHGVIWSIIAWAKLGEGDKAWELFHMLNPINHALTPSGVLHYKVEPYVMAADVYSVEPHMGRGGWTWYTGAAGWMYQAGLEWILGLQRRGKRLYLRPCIPSAWGEYNVTYKYQKTTYHIQVQNPLHKCTGGSLLALDGRELEFSEPYIELLDDGEEHAVRLVL; this comes from the coding sequence ATGTTCGAGCAAAACACTAAGATTTCGGAGGAGCTTAAACAACGTGCCCGTACTCTTGCACTTGAAAATACTACGGTTTATAACAGACAAGGAAATGTATCCTTACGTAATCTGAAAAAGATCGTCAAGCAGCTTGAAGACTATAGTCATAAATCTGAAGTTGATGAAAACGCCGGATTCCCGTTATTGCCGGCGATGGAATGGTTGATGGATCATGTAAGTTTATTTAAGGAACAGTACCTTCATGTTGAGAAGAATCTTCCCCAATCTTTCTATAGACGTTTACCCAAATGGGATGCTAAATCATCACAAACCCGCATTGCAGCTATCTTAAAGGAGTTCCTGCAAAACATGGGCGGACAAGCCGGTTTACCGGCACTTACTCAATATATTAGGGCTTTTCAAGAGATTACTACCCTAACGATGGGTGAACTTTGGGCTATTCCGTTATTTTTACGGATCAGCTTGCTGGAAGAGCTGGGTGATCTATTTGAGGAAGTTTGTGAACGTCATGAAGATCGTAAGCAGGCCGAAGAATTATTTCAAAAGTGGGTTCCCTATCTTAATGATCCGGATAAGCTGATTAGCGAAATAGAGCGAACCACGAAGGGGATGAATATTCTACCTAAGGTCTTAGTGGTTTATATTATAGGAAGGCTTCGTGACTATGGGGAAGAGGGCATTCCTATTAGTCAATGGATTGAACGCAAGATTGGTTTGCAAACAGAAGGTATCGAGAAATTGATGGGTCATGAACACCAGCTGCAGGCAAACTATCAGGTAGCCGCCGGAAATCTCATCACCAGTCTGCGCAATGTATCCCGTTGGAAATGGGAGGAGGAGTTCGAATCTTTAAGCTCGGTCGAAAGGATTCTGGAAACTGATCCTGGTCGAATTTATGCCTTAATGGATTTCGCCAGTCGAGATCAATTAAGACATGCAGTCGAACACATCGCTAAAACTCTGAAAATGCAAGAATGTTCAGTCGCCCAAACAGCTGTGGCACTGGCTAATAATTTCCGGACAAAACATGCCGGCGAAAATGCGCCTGAAAAACATGTGGGCTATTATCTTATCGATCAGGGAAAGGATAAACTCTACGCGGCGTTGCTGGGACGCCGTAAAGCTTGGTATTATCCGTCACTAAGCCCAAAAAGACATCCGAACTTTACGTTTTTAAGCATGTTTACGATATTCACGCTGCTAACCTTAGTCGTTTTCTGGCTAGTCATCGGAGAATTCACGAATCTTGATCCTTGGAAATTGATCGTTTTGAGTTTGGTCTTATCAGTCCCAGCCAGTGAGTGGGGCTTAACTCTTGTTAATTCGTTTATTCAACGTTTCTTTCCTCCCCAACCCTTGTTAAGATTAGAATTCAAGGAAGGAATCAATCCCGAGTCTGCAACTATGGTGGTTATTCCAACCTTATTGTCAAGTGAAACGGATGTCCGTAAGTTGATGCATGATATTGAGGTGCATCACTTAGCCAATCAGGATACTCACATCCATTTTGCGATTCTGGGGGATTTTCGTGACGCCCACGAGGAAACATTGCCCCAGGATGATCAAATACTGGAGATTGCGCGCCTTAGGATAGATGACTTAAATAAAAAGTACCCCTGTCAAGAGGGTTCAACCTTCTATTTATTAGTACGCAAACGTCACTGGAATCCAAAAGAAGGGGTTTGGATGGGGTGGGAACGTAAACGTGGTAAATTGACTGAATTTAACGCCCTGTTATTGGGAAGTCAGACAACTAGCTTTACAGATATCTTTGGGGATTCGGAAATCTTTTCTAAAATACGGTATGTAATCACTCTTGATTCGGATACGGAGTTACCCCGGGATGCCGCTAAACGTTTGATCGGTACCATAGCTCATCCCTTGAACATCCCCATACTTAATGAAAAGCACACCCGGGTTGTGCGCGGTTACGGCTTGCTGCAACCCAGAATTCTGGTTAAGCATGAGAGCCTGTATCGTTCAAGGCTGTCCTATTGGTTCGCCGGAGTGACGGGTATCGACCCCTATACCTTTGCGATTTCTGACCCTTATCAGGATCTTTTCGGGCATGGAATCTTTACGGGCAAAGGGATTTATGACGTAGCGGTTTTTGACAAAATTCTTTGCCAGCGTTTTCCGGACAATACGGTTTTAAGCCATGATTTGTTAGAAGGCGGATTTTTACGAGCGGGCCTTGTCACCGATATTGAGCTGCTGGATGATTTTCCTTCCAATTACTATTCTTATCTGAAACGCATGTGCCGCTGGGTACGTGGGGATTGGCAGCTTTTGCGCTGGTTTTCTCCCCTGGTACGGAATCGAAGGGGGACACGTCTGTGGGTGGATCTCCCGATCATCACACGCTGGCAAATGATCGACAATTTGCGGCGCAGCTTACTAAGTCCGGTCTTATTTGGTTTGATAATTTTCAGCATTTTGGGATTGCCGGGTTGGAAATGGGGTTGGCTGGGGATTGTCCTGGCAACGATTGCTATTCCGTTTTTCATAAATTCCCTTAATAGTTTTAAGCAAAGGCTGAAGTGGCGCTGGAGATGGAGAAACCTGCTGGGGGTTTTAGGTCAAATTATGGTCACCGTCGTAATGCTGCCCTTTAACAGTGCGATGTTGCTGGATGCTATTATGCGTACGCTTTATCGCTTGTTCATCTCCCATAGGCATTTATTGGAGTGGGTAACGGCTGCCGACGCAGAAAGAGAAACCCCAAGAACCGTCGGTGTGTTCATTCGCCGCTTAAGTAAGGGATATCTTTTTGTAGTGCTCTTTATACTGGGAACCTTATTCTCGGAACCGGATATAGCCGTACCCAGTCTTGGGATAGGTTTCATCTGGATGCTCGGTCCCTTTTGGGCATATTGGCTGAGCAAACCACAACCCAGTAAAAAAGCAGAAATGATTACGGAAGAGCGGGACTATGTCCGGGCTTTGGCTTATGATACCTGGCGTTTCTTTGAACTTGTCGTGCAGGACGGAGAAAATTGGCTTCCGCCGGATAATCTGCAGGTTGATCCGCCCAAGGGTATCGCCCACCGGACATCTCCCACGAATATAGGAATGCTCTTGGGATCGACATTGGTAGCCCGGGATTTAGGCTTTTTAACGACGACAGAACTAATGGAGCGTATAGAACGTACCCTGGATTCTCTGGAGAAGATGCAGCGCTGGCAGGGACATTTTTATAACTGGTATGATACCTGCACTCTCGAACCCCTGCCGCCTCTTTATGTATCGACGGTAGATAGCGGTAATATGATAGCCTATCTTTTAACGGTTAAACAAGGACTTAAGGAATGGGGAAAGAAGCCCCTCGTTGATCAAGCCACGATTCCGGGAGTCTTGGATCGAATTACCCGGGAAGAGCAGACTCACCATAAGGAAGGGGCAGAATTAAGGGCCTGGAAACAACGGCTAACAGAGGCCGGCAACGAACCGTCAACCTATTTAAGCTGGTACCGCTTACTTAAGGAAGCAAAGGTTGAAACCTTCCCGGATTTAATCCGACACAGAGTAAATCTGGCACTTCAAGAATTAGAAGGACTCATTCCCAGCATAGAGATCATCGCCCGATTATGTAAACAAGATTCCGCTGTTGTAAAGGAGCTTGGCGAACAAGGAGCTGAGATAGGTTTACGTTGGGCGAAGGCTCAAACCATACCGGAGCTTGTTGAGGCTACACGGGCAAGCTTGCAGGTTTGCGGGAAAATGAGCGGGGAGTTTGCCGGACAGTGGAAGAAAACCCTTGAAAAGGGCCTTGTCAACCTTACCAGGGCTGCGGAAAGGCTGGAAACTTTACAAATTCGCTTAGAAAAGCTGATCGTGGAACCTGATTTTCGTCCCCTTTATAATGATAAGATCAGGTTTTTGGCCATTGGCTATAACGTTTCCAGCCAACAAAGGGATAATGCCTACTATGATTTGATGGCATCTGAAGCCAGGCAGGCCAGCTTTATAGCGCTGGCGCTGGGTCAGCTTCCGACAGAGCATTGGTTTGCTTTAGGACGCTCCTTAACCATGGTAGGACGGGACACGGCTTTGTTATCCTGGACCGGGACGATGTTTGAATATCTCATGCCCTTATTGCTTATGAACTGCTATGAGGATACTCTCTGGGATGAAACCTACAAGTCGATTGTGAAAAAACACATTTCCTATGCTTCTAATCTGGGATTGCCTTGGGGAATTTCCGAGTCGGGTTTTTACGCCTTTGATTTTCAGATGAATTATCAGTATCAGGCTTTTGGGGTCCCGGATTTAGGCCTCAAGCGAGGGTTAGGGTATGAAAGGGTTATAGCTCCCTACGCCACTGTGCTGGCCGCTTTGATTGATCTTAAGGGGGCCTTGAAAAACCTGAATCTGCTTGAGAGGTTAGGTGCCAGAGGAACCTATGGTTTTTATGAAGCGTTGGATTTCACCAAGGAACGCTTGCCTGAAGCTGAGCAGCACGTCGTGATTAAGAGCTTTATGGCTCATCATCAGGGTATGTGCTTAGTGGCTTTAAGTCATTTGCTTTTAGAGCGCACCCTGGGCAGCCGATTTCATGAAGACCCCCGGATTCAGGCTGTAGAGCTGCTTTTGCAGGAACGAGTTTCGCAAAAGCCCCTGATTATAGACCGCTGGAAATGGACGCCGAAAAGACCTATTCGTGCTGAAGATGACAATGAGTTTGAACGGCATTTCCAAAGTGTGGATACACGTATTCCGGAAGCCAGAATTCTCTCCAATGGCCGTTATGTGGTCATGCTGACAAGCAGCGGGAGCGGGTTCAGCCGCTTCGGGGAGATCGCTTTATCCCGGTGGCGGGAGAATCCTTATAAGGACCCCTGGGGAACGTTTTTCTATATCAATGACCTGACGGAACGCAAAATTTGGTCGGCTACCTATCAACCTTGCCATGATCAGCAGACGGTTGATGACATGAGTTTTTCCTTAGAGAAAGTAACCTTTAACCGAACCAACGATGATATTCACTGTCAAACCGAGGTTTCAGTTTCGCCGGAGGTGGATGCCGAGATACGTCGGCTTACCTTTACAAACAATGGCGATCGGCCTCATATTTTAGAGGTGACAAGTTATTCGGAGGTTGTTTTATCCTCGGGGAGGGCCGATGATGATCACCCCTCTTTTAATAAGCTTTTTGTACACACGGAATTTTCCGATCACCCCGAAGCCCTGGTAGTCAGCCGCAGAGGAAGGACCCCGGAAGAGCGTTACCCCTGGTTAGCGCATTCCGTGAATGTTGAAGGGAAGATTGTGGGAGTTTTAGAGTATGAGACGGATCGGGCGCGCTTTTTAGGACGGGGCCATTTCTATGATCGTCCGAGGGCGGTGGTAGAGAATCAAAGACTCTCCGGAACCCTTGGCGACGTGCTTGACCCAATTATTTCCTTAAGAAGGCGTGTAGAAGTGCCGCCCGGTAAAAAAGTCCGCCTGACGTTTGTGATCGGCGTTGCCGATACAAAGGAAAACGTGCTGACCATGATTCAGCAGCTTTCCGCCCCTCATCAGATCGAACGTTCCTTGGAATTAGCCTGGACCAGAAGCAGAATTGAATTGAGATACCTGAACCTGTCCAGCCGGCAAGCGGACATCTACCAGTGGATGCTTTCCCAAATCTTCTATTTTAACCCTTTAAGCATAACAAGAGCGGAAAGTATCATGAAAAATAAAAAGGGGCAATCTGCTTTATGGAATTATGGTATCTCGGGAGATATACCCATCGTGCTTATCCATGTTTCCGAAGTGGAAAATCTGGATTTTGTGGACTCTGTGCTCTCTGCCCATGAATATTGGCGCTTGCGGGGGCTTAAAGTGGACTTGCTGATTCTTAATGATTTCGAAGGGAGTTATGAGCAGCCACTGACAGAGGCCTTGCGCCACCTTGTCTTTGCCAGCTCAGATCGTGATTTTCTGGATAAGCCGGGAGGAGTCTTTATTCGTTCAGCGAATATTATGCCGGAAGAGGATAAAGCCCTCTTTGCTACTGTAGCGCGAATTTCTTTGCGGGCGGACGGCAGAAGTTTAGCTAAACAACTGGCCATACCTAAATCAGAAAGTAACCTGCCGGCAGTTTTGGTGCCTGAATCATCTCCTTGGGTTTCAGAACCCTTCTACACCACGGACTATGCCAAGGAAATAGCTTTCTTTAATGGGCTGGGGGGATTTGTAGCCGAGGGAAGGGAGTACGCGATCTACCTTAATGACCATAAGCTGACTCCCCTGCCTTGGTCGAATATCCTGGCTAATCCTTGGTTCGGAACTCAGATTTCGGAATCCGGTGCGGGATATACCTGGGCGGAAAATAGCCGGGAAAACAAACTAACGCCCTTGTACGGTGATCCGATTACGGATCTTCCCGGGGAAGTATGCTATCTTCGTGATGAATGTAACGGTGAGTTTTGGTCCCTGACTTGTTTGCCCATTCAGGAGGAAGCTCCCTATATAGTCCATCATGGTTGGGGATACAGCCGTTTCGAGCATACAAGCCACGGGATTGTCCAGGAAGGGTTAGTGTTTGTTCCCCTTAATGATCCCCTTAAGGTTTGGCAGATTACCTTAAGAAATCCCGGCCGGGAGGTTCGTCAAATTTCCCTTACCTATTATGTGGAGTGGGTTTTAGGAGTACAAAGGGCCGTTAATACACCCTTTATTATCACCGAGATCGACGAGGCTTCGGGTGCTTTGATAGCACGCAACACCTACCAAGAGGTATTCCCCGACCGGAAAGCCTTTTTGGGGGTTCAAACGGAGGGGGAAGAAGCTAAGCGGACCTGGACCGTAGATCGCCTGGAGTTTATTGGGCGCTATGGGTCTCTGAGTAAACCGGCTGCCTTGTCCAGAGTTGCTTTGTCCAAGGCAAGCGGCATGATGTACAATTCCTGCGGAGCTATTCAAGTAACCCTAAGCTTAGACCCCGGGGAAGAAAAACAGGTCTTAGTGCTTCTGGGGCAAGCCCGGACAATGGAGGAAGTAGCCGGCCTGATGTCCCGCTACTCAAAACCGCAGCTGGTTTCAGACAAATTTCAGGAGATTCGGGACTTTTGGGTCCAGCTGGTGAAGGGGGTTCAAGTCGTTACTTCGGATAAGAGTATGGACCTGATGCTTAATGGCTGGTTGTTATATCAAACCCTCTGTTGCCGGATGTGGGCAAGATCCGCCTATTATCAAGCCGGAGGCGCCTACGGGTTTAGGGATCAGCTCCAGGACAGTTTAGCCCTCCTGCATGTTTACCCGGAACTTACCAAGGAGCGAATCCTTCACCATGCCGCCCATCAATTTCGCGAAGGGGATGTGCAGCACTGGTGGCATGAAGAGACAAAGCGGGGAATCCGCACGAAGTTTTCCGATGATTTACTATGGTTGCCCTATAGTGTGCTGCGTTATTTGGAACATACTGAAGACGAGGAAATTTTAGTTCGGGAAGTGAACTTTTTAGAAGACCTGCCCTTGGGGCCGGATGAGGATGAGCGCTATTCCGAAACTAAGGTTTCCCTGGAACAGGCCTCGATCTTCGAACATTGCTTGCGCGCCATCGAACGTGCGCTGCGGTTTGGTTCACATGGTCTTCCCTTAATGGGCACGGGCGACTGGAACGATGGGATGAATAGGGTTGGACGTGAGGGAAAAGGAGAAAGTGTCTGGCTCGGCTGGTTCTTATATACCATCCTGGAAGGATTTGCGGAACTGTGTGCCCGCGGGAAAGCCGGGGATATGGATATCGCTTTAAGGTATCGCCAGGTTGCCCAAGAGTTGGCACGTAATCTCAATGAAAACGCTTGGGACGGACAATGGTACCGCAGGGCCTATTTTGATAATGGTCAGCCCCTGGGTTCAGAGCTGAATCAGGAATGCCGGATTGATGCTATCGCCCAGGCTTGGTCAGTAATTTCCGGGGCAGCACCTCCTGAAAAAGCGAAGCAGGCTATGTTGGCGTTGGATCGGGAATTGGTCTGCCGCGAGTACTCTTTAGTACGTCTATTGACGCCTCCTTTTAAGAATACTGATCCCAGTCCGGGCTATATTCAAGGTTATCCTCCCGGGGTGAGGGAAAATGGGGGACAATATACCCATGGCGTTATCTGGAGTATCATTGCTTGGGCCAAATTAGGAGAAGGGGATAAGGCCTGGGAACTTTTTCATATGCTTAACCCTATTAATCATGCCCTGACTCCCAGTGGGGTTTTGCATTACAAAGTGGAACCTTATGTTATGGCCGCAGATGTCTACTCGGTTGAACCCCATATGGGACGAGGGGGGTGGACTTGGTACACGGGTGCAGCCGGCTGGATGTATCAAGCGGGGCTTGAATGGATTTTAGGATTACAAAGGCGGGGAAAACGTCTGTATTTGAGGCCTTGTATTCCCAGTGCTTGGGGCGAATATAATGTAACTTATAAGTATCAAAAAACAACTTATCATATTCAGGTTCAAAATCCCTTGCATAAGTGCACTGGTGGAAGCCTGTTAGCCCTTGATGGACGAGAATTAGAATTTTCCGAGCCGTATATTGAGCTGCTTGATGACGGCGAAGAACATGCCGTAAGGTTGGTTTTATAG
- a CDS encoding universal stress protein produces MFKKILVPTDFSKSSRQALITALKFAQQFNSEIELFHVIEPPRTYSEYTGYYGSLVPADEMEELAVKALDSALAGIEVGDVRLHKKHVSGKPALEIIEKIKEDFDLVIMGCRGYGGNAGAILGSVTQRVLAYSTCPVLVVYSM; encoded by the coding sequence ATGTTTAAAAAAATTTTAGTTCCTACAGACTTTTCGAAATCCTCACGCCAGGCCCTGATCACTGCCTTAAAATTTGCGCAGCAATTTAATTCTGAAATTGAGCTGTTTCATGTCATTGAACCCCCCAGGACCTATTCGGAATACACAGGGTATTATGGGTCTTTAGTACCTGCCGACGAAATGGAAGAGCTGGCAGTGAAAGCCTTAGATTCAGCATTAGCGGGTATCGAAGTGGGGGATGTCCGGTTACACAAGAAGCATGTTTCAGGTAAACCTGCCTTGGAAATTATTGAAAAAATTAAGGAAGATTTTGATTTAGTAATAATGGGTTGCCGCGGCTATGGCGGGAATGCCGGGGCAATCCTGGGAAGTGTGACTCAGCGGGTTCTAGCCTATTCAACATGTCCGGTGCTGGTTGTCTATTCGATGTAG
- the galU gene encoding UTP--glucose-1-phosphate uridylyltransferase GalU gives MRRIRKAIIPAAGLGTRFLPATKAQPKEMLPIVDKPTIQYIVEEAISAGIEDIVIVTGRNKRAIEDHFDRSMELEGFLEKNAKDELLDLVRDIARMADIYYVRQKEALGLGHAIYSARKFIGNESFAVLLGDDVIYSEVPVIRQMIDQYERYGASIVGVQEVPLQDTPKYGIVDGQKFADRLYRAKTMIEKPRLEEAPETRLAIMGRYILNPEIFHILGELPAGKGGEIQLTDGIKELGRYQDVHAYEFEGRRYDVGDKLGFVEATIEYALRREDLSENLTLFLRNLVKTIEQDELE, from the coding sequence GTGCGTAGAATTCGTAAGGCGATAATTCCAGCAGCAGGATTGGGAACCCGTTTTTTACCCGCCACAAAGGCTCAGCCCAAAGAGATGCTGCCTATAGTCGATAAGCCGACCATTCAATATATAGTGGAAGAAGCTATTAGCGCCGGAATCGAGGATATTGTTATTGTTACAGGGCGGAATAAGCGAGCTATCGAAGACCACTTTGATCGATCAATGGAACTTGAGGGGTTTTTAGAGAAAAATGCTAAAGATGAATTACTGGATTTGGTACGGGATATTGCTCGTATGGCAGATATTTACTATGTCCGCCAAAAAGAAGCGTTAGGCTTGGGACATGCAATTTATAGTGCGCGTAAGTTTATTGGCAATGAATCCTTTGCGGTCCTTTTAGGGGATGATGTTATTTATTCTGAGGTGCCTGTTATACGTCAGATGATCGATCAGTATGAGCGTTATGGGGCAAGCATAGTGGGGGTTCAAGAAGTCCCACTACAGGATACGCCGAAATATGGAATCGTAGATGGTCAAAAGTTTGCGGATCGGCTTTATCGAGCTAAAACTATGATAGAGAAGCCTCGTTTGGAAGAAGCCCCGGAAACTCGTTTAGCGATCATGGGGCGGTATATCCTTAATCCGGAAATTTTCCATATATTAGGGGAACTCCCTGCGGGTAAGGGTGGAGAGATTCAGCTTACTGATGGGATTAAAGAACTTGGACGATATCAAGACGTCCACGCCTATGAGTTTGAAGGTCGGAGATATGATGTGGGAGATAAGCTGGGCTTTGTAGAAGCAACTATCGAATACGCATTGCGGAGAGAAGATTTATCTGAGAATCTTACGCTTTTCTTGCGAAATCTGGTTAAAACGATTGAACAAGATGAGCTTGAATAA